CAAGCACTTCTTCCACTATTTGATGCATGGTTCGGAGTTGCAGCAACAAACTCTTCCAAGATTGATCTTCTAGGAAAAGATGGAGATAAATTAAACAGTGATATGACCATTGAATGGAGCGAATTACCTGCTGAAAAGCAAGAGACTATCAAAGCATTATACGATTACTGGAAAGCTAACAATGATGCAAATTCCGCTCTATTTGATAAAGATGCAGGTTGGGGTTATATCGACACTACATTTACAAGCGGCGGTAAAGGTATAGTTAGACTTGGGGGACCTTGGGAAACAGGATCAATCAACGGATTTACAAATGATGGAAAGGATCTTGAAGTACAACCTATAAATAATCTGACCTTAGCAGGAAAACCGCTTGTTCACTGGCAAAGTGGATGGGGCCTAGGAATTAACTCCAGAATAGAAGAAGATAAAGATAAACTTGCATTAGCAGAAGCAGTAATAGCGGAGATTGTCAATCCTGAACATGCTGTAGATTTATTTAAAGCAACAGGAAAGATTTTAGAGAATGTTAAAGTTGATGTTTATAAATCATCGGATTTAAATGACTCTGACAAAGCTGTAATTTCAGCAGTTATTGAATCATATGCTAAAGCACCTGCAAGACCGCTGTTTACAGAGTGGGGCAGTGTTTGGGATACATGGAAAAACGCAGTTCTTTCTTGGAACTCAGTAAAACCTGCAGATGCAGAAGCAGCATATAAAGAAATCAAAGCATCCTTCGATGCTATGATGCAAAACTTCTAAATATAAGAGGGCGGAGACGCCCTCTTTATGAACCCGGAAAGAGGTAAAAATGAAGAAATCTGAAAAGAAACTGATAGCCATTTTGGTACAAACTGCAATTCTGGTTGTTTTTGCATCTGTGGAGTCACTGATGATGGCTCGAAGACTTTTAGAACCCTTGCCGGGAGTTTCTGAACTCGATCGTGGAGTATCTTATATATTGCTTCGCTTTATGACCATTATCAGTGGAGCATTAATCGTAAGTGTATATTCATATATTACTACCAAAAAACTGAAAGTTGATAAGATGTATAAATTAGTCAGTTCTGTAATTGTTATAATCAGCCTTTTAGGGATTATCTTTAGTGGATTTATAACGACGAAGACCATTATTTACTATATTATTATATATTTGGGATTGATTTATATCATAATTAGAGACTAATTGAGACTGAGGAAATAAAGTACCCGGGAGGTGATACTTTGTCCAGAAATGAATTTTTATATGATGATATAGGTAGAGAGTACGAGAGACTCAATCAATACCTAATAGAATTGATAAAATTGGAAAAGGCGGGTGACAAAAACAAGGTAGACGAATTTATAAAAAACCGTCAAAATCACCCATATATAGTTAAATTAACCGAATATAAGAAGAGTGAATCAGAGTTTTTAGCCGGACTGAAAAATGAGGATAAAAAGACCTCTGGTTCTAAACTGGAAGCTTTAAAAATAAAAGAAAATATTGCAGCAAAAAAAAGAGATTTTTATAAACCGATTAGCGATTATGAATATGATTTCAAATACGAGTACCTTGTCAACGATAAGATGGCCGAAGGACTCAATCACATTACCGAAAGGTATGAAGAGATTGAATCGGAAATAGCGCAGACGAAGGATGCATTAACAAAAGTCTCTGAAGCTGATGAAAAGAAGGCAGAAGAGGAGATTAAGGCTTATACAATAGAGATAGAGAAAGATGTCAATGCACAATCTGAAGATATCAAGCAAAAAAAAGATCAGAAAAGAATCTCTCAAAAAGCCTATAAAAATGAATTAAAGATAATAAAAAGAAAAGCCAAAGACTTGGTAGAAAATAAGAAGTTCGAATCGGATAAATATCGTCTAAGTGAAAGGCTCAAGAGCCTTGAATATAGTCTTAAGAATGACATCAAAAACCTGGAAAAGGTTTTAAATGATAATATTTCAGCGATTAGAAGGACTGTGCCGATTGAAAAAGAGGAGACTTCGTCTCTTAAATATTTTTTAGCAATACCAATTCCCGGCTTGGGACAATTATTTAACAAACAATACTATAAGGCTATATTTTATTTTGTATTGGGAATATTATCTTTTTTCGTGACAATTCCATACGCACTTGGATATGGTAACTATCAAGGGAAAGGATTAATTGGACTTGCAACGCTGGCAGAGGGAGCAGCTAGAACACATAAATCACTCATCTACATGATAGAAGGGATAATAGCTATAGCTCTAATAATATTTTCATTACTCGTCTTCTATCTTGCATTTAGAGATGCTTATAAGGTTCATAAAAAGGAAATACTTGGAATCAGATCCAATTCTTGGTTTGAGTCTAAGAACTTCTTACAAAGAGGCGGATTCCCGATAATTGTAAATGTCCCTGCATTAATTTTAATAGTTTTCATTATAATGGTGCCGATTGCTACAGCAATACTATTATCATTTACCGGAATGGATCCGAAGCATCAGTCTAAATTTCCATGGGTTGGTTTGGAAAACTATTTGACAATCGCAACCGGAAAGGGATTAACCGGCTCCATATTCTGGAAGATACTACTATGGACTGTTATCTGGACCATAGGTGCATCATCACTGGCAATTTTTATTGGATTTGTGCTAGCTATAATTGCCAACAACGAAAGAATCAAGGGTAAGGGATTATTCAGATCAATATTTATACTACCATGGGCAGTTCCTGCATTTATCACTATAATGTTCTTCAGTATTATGGTGTCGCAAAACGGTCTGATTACAGAACTTATTAAGAGCGTGACCGGATTAAATATAGTAATTAAAAACAGTACAGTTGCAACTCGGGTATTTTTGATACTGCTTCAAGGATGGCTCGGAAGCTCATATATATTCCTTTTGACGACGGGAGTACTTCAAGCTATACCACATGATCTATATGAAGCTGCTGAGATAGATGGAGCTACCGGATTACAGCAGACGACAAAAATTACAATACCGCTCGTACTGTTCCAAATAGCTCCCTTACTTGTAACTCAATACACATTTAACTTTAATAACTTCTCAATAATCTATCTATTCAACGAAGGCGGTCCTTTTAACCCGAGTGAATACGGAAACTTGGCAGGTTCTTCCGATATACTGATATCTTATATCTACAAGCTGACTATGGAGAATCAATACCAGGCAATGGGAGCTGTTATTACGATACTGATATCACTTGGACTTATGGTTATTGCCTTCCTAGGATTTAGGAATAGTGCAGCACTAAAGGAGGACTAATATGAAAGCTAAAAAGAAAGACTTGTATCTCTCCGATAAGCCGCCTCTATCTACTGTTGGGAAGATAAACTTAGCCTTAAGTTATTTGATTTTAATAATTTGGAGCATAGTTATCATATGGCCATTATCACAGATGGTAATTGCGGCATTTAACGGTAAACAGGGAAGAAATATTGTTATGGGTTCTGATTATGAGTTCTCATTTAAACACTTCGAGTATCTATTTACGGAAACCAATTACCTCAACTGGACAAAAAATACCATTTTGATCTCACTAAGTACGGCAATATTGACGCTGATAATAGTATCATTTACAGGATATGTTTATTCCAGGTTTAGATTCAAAGGAAAAAAAGCTTCTCTAATTGCAATACTATTGATACAGACAATACCGGCATTTGCAGGGATTACAGCTTATTTTACTCTTCACTCAATCATTTCATCTGTATTTCCTTTCTTTACAAGACAGATGATATTGGTGCTGATATACTCAGCTGGAGGTATTGCTGCCAATACATTTATTCTAAAAGGATACTTGGATTCGATTTCAACCGAACTTGATGATGCGGCAAAGATAGATGGGTGTTCAAATCTACAAATATATAGACTGATACTCATGCCAATTGCACGTCCGATGCTGGCAATAATAGGTCTTTGGTCATTTATCGGTCCTTTCATGGACTTGCTTTTACCAAAAGTACTATTGACCAATGTAGAATCATATACGCTGACTGCAGGCTTATTTACGCTTATTAACGATGTCAGTAAAATGAATCAACCTGCTTATGCTGCAGGAGGTCTACTGACTGCAATACCTATAGTTATCATGTTTGTTGCACTTAGAAAACAGTTGGTATCAGGCCTTGCATCCGGATCTGTAAAGGGTTAGAAATCAAAATAGATTGGAGCATGTATATGTCGAAAAGGAGGAGTATATGAAAGTAACTCTTAATAATATAGGGAAAAAATATGAAGGTAGAGAAAACTTTACCATTAGAAATATAAATCTTGTCATAGAAGATAAAGAGTTTTGTACGATACTTGGACCTTCCGGTTGTGGTAAATCCACACTGCTAAGAATGATAGCAGGACTTAACTCTATAACTGAAGGAGAACTGTTATTTGATGATAAAGTAATGAATAATATCGAGCCTAAGGACAGAGATATTGCAATGGTATTTCAGTCCTACGCACTCTATCCTCATATGACGGTCTACGACAATATGGCTTTTTCACTAAAGATGAAAAAAGAAAGTAAGGACATAATTCATAAAAGAGTACAGGAAGCAGCCGAAATACTACAAATCACTGACTATCTCTACTCTAGACCGTCGGATATATCCGGAGGACAAAGGCAGAGGGTTGCACTTGGTAGAGCAATGGTTAGAAAACCTAAAGTATTTTTAATGGATGAACCGCTATCGAACTTAGATGCAAAACTAAGAGAACATATGAGAGTCGAACTTGTAAGACTCCATAAAAGCCTTGAAACTACATCTATTTACGTAACCCATGACCAAACAGAAGCCATGACAATGGCGGATAAGATAATACTACTTGATAAAGGGAAGATACAACAAGTTGGTACACCGGAAGAATTTTACAATCATCCGGAAAATGAATTCGTAGCTTCATTTATAGGATCACCAACCATGAACTTTATAAAGGGCAGCATCAAAGGCGGAGACTTCGTCTCAGACTCTGAGCTAATCCATATCGTACCGACCGAAGCTGATAAAAAAGAACTTCAGAAATTCGAAGGGAAACCTGTAAAAGTCGGAATAAGAGGCGAGAGGTTTTTAAGTGAAAAACATGAAGTCAACGGATTCTCTGCAGTAATAGATGTAGTTGAAATGCTCGGTAAAGAGAAACTACTATATACTAAACTGGATGATGGACAAGAAATAGTGGTCTCAATG
The sequence above is a segment of the Peptoniphilaceae bacterium AMB_02 genome. Coding sequences within it:
- a CDS encoding phospholipid carrier-dependent glycosyltransferase — protein: MKKSEKKLIAILVQTAILVVFASVESLMMARRLLEPLPGVSELDRGVSYILLRFMTIISGALIVSVYSYITTKKLKVDKMYKLVSSVIVIISLLGIIFSGFITTKTIIYYIIIYLGLIYIIIRD
- a CDS encoding ABC transporter permease subunit — protein: MSRNEFLYDDIGREYERLNQYLIELIKLEKAGDKNKVDEFIKNRQNHPYIVKLTEYKKSESEFLAGLKNEDKKTSGSKLEALKIKENIAAKKRDFYKPISDYEYDFKYEYLVNDKMAEGLNHITERYEEIESEIAQTKDALTKVSEADEKKAEEEIKAYTIEIEKDVNAQSEDIKQKKDQKRISQKAYKNELKIIKRKAKDLVENKKFESDKYRLSERLKSLEYSLKNDIKNLEKVLNDNISAIRRTVPIEKEETSSLKYFLAIPIPGLGQLFNKQYYKAIFYFVLGILSFFVTIPYALGYGNYQGKGLIGLATLAEGAARTHKSLIYMIEGIIAIALIIFSLLVFYLAFRDAYKVHKKEILGIRSNSWFESKNFLQRGGFPIIVNVPALILIVFIIMVPIATAILLSFTGMDPKHQSKFPWVGLENYLTIATGKGLTGSIFWKILLWTVIWTIGASSLAIFIGFVLAIIANNERIKGKGLFRSIFILPWAVPAFITIMFFSIMVSQNGLITELIKSVTGLNIVIKNSTVATRVFLILLQGWLGSSYIFLLTTGVLQAIPHDLYEAAEIDGATGLQQTTKITIPLVLFQIAPLLVTQYTFNFNNFSIIYLFNEGGPFNPSEYGNLAGSSDILISYIYKLTMENQYQAMGAVITILISLGLMVIAFLGFRNSAALKED
- a CDS encoding sugar ABC transporter substrate-binding protein: MKRKSFIALFMALIMVLAACTPGAPKDDSKGEGKGLAEGIKAEISVQTEADWKGYYEKVVERVKEKNPDAVINLIEVGSFDHLDTIDKTDASNKDVADVFALPADRIYGLVQNDILAGIDSKKIAEAIGGWDDFDSGIGGNFKIKDEYFAFPYNIETLILFINKANAEAAGVDISKPMEVNDLGYDQALLPLFDAWFGVAATNSSKIDLLGKDGDKLNSDMTIEWSELPAEKQETIKALYDYWKANNDANSALFDKDAGWGYIDTTFTSGGKGIVRLGGPWETGSINGFTNDGKDLEVQPINNLTLAGKPLVHWQSGWGLGINSRIEEDKDKLALAEAVIAEIVNPEHAVDLFKATGKILENVKVDVYKSSDLNDSDKAVISAVIESYAKAPARPLFTEWGSVWDTWKNAVLSWNSVKPADAEAAYKEIKASFDAMMQNF
- the ugpC gene encoding sn-glycerol-3-phosphate ABC transporter ATP-binding protein UgpC, which encodes MKVTLNNIGKKYEGRENFTIRNINLVIEDKEFCTILGPSGCGKSTLLRMIAGLNSITEGELLFDDKVMNNIEPKDRDIAMVFQSYALYPHMTVYDNMAFSLKMKKESKDIIHKRVQEAAEILQITDYLYSRPSDISGGQRQRVALGRAMVRKPKVFLMDEPLSNLDAKLREHMRVELVRLHKSLETTSIYVTHDQTEAMTMADKIILLDKGKIQQVGTPEEFYNHPENEFVASFIGSPTMNFIKGSIKGGDFVSDSELIHIVPTEADKKELQKFEGKPVKVGIRGERFLSEKHEVNGFSAVIDVVEMLGKEKLLYTKLDDGQEIVVSMPGYFEYPIGEVHNFGFDTEALHFFDAETGERIN
- a CDS encoding ABC transporter permease subunit yields the protein MKAKKKDLYLSDKPPLSTVGKINLALSYLILIIWSIVIIWPLSQMVIAAFNGKQGRNIVMGSDYEFSFKHFEYLFTETNYLNWTKNTILISLSTAILTLIIVSFTGYVYSRFRFKGKKASLIAILLIQTIPAFAGITAYFTLHSIISSVFPFFTRQMILVLIYSAGGIAANTFILKGYLDSISTELDDAAKIDGCSNLQIYRLILMPIARPMLAIIGLWSFIGPFMDLLLPKVLLTNVESYTLTAGLFTLINDVSKMNQPAYAAGGLLTAIPIVIMFVALRKQLVSGLASGSVKG